The Styela clava chromosome 10, kaStyClav1.hap1.2, whole genome shotgun sequence genome window below encodes:
- the LOC120337650 gene encoding cerebellin-4-like: MTNLMFAHIKTAILNMRVHSIILLIFLGDLSTFGITFNNGLKCISALKSQRTSRQAEQYKGNIEDSVESDPNVALEGQCIVVCDADIIGLKTSLEKRSQEANAEKYYQNQELKNTDENMRTGPVTEDSSTSSGKLSSRGCGDIMGIGRRNRRVAFSVKRSTELTTVTTAINGRATVTFDHVMVNVGNAFDMESSNFVAPVSGVYSLYFQVYRLYNKSPLTIDLLVNGIPIIRGFADGEGDNHNSAHNKGIVHLRARDRVELQVIGGNLESGWKYSTYSGFLIFEDEDL, encoded by the exons ATGACTAATTTGATGTTTGCGCACATAAAGACCGCTATACTCAATATGAGAGTTCACTCAATAATATTACTAATTTTTCTGGGAGATTTATCAACATTTGGAATTACTTTTAATAATGGACTAAAATGTATATCCGCTTTAAAATCTCAAAGAACTTCCCGGCAGGCAGAACAATATAAAGGTAATATCGAGGACTCAGTGGAATCGGATCCTAACGTGGCTTTAGAGGGACAATGTATTGTGGTGTGTGATGCTGACATAATTGGTCTTAAAACATCATTAGAAAAAAGAAGCCAGGAAGCAAATGCAGAAAAGTATTACCAAAATCAAGAATTGAAGAACACCGACGAGAATATGCGTACAGGCCCAGTTACGGAAGACTCGTCAACTTCGTCGGGTAAATTATCATCCCGAGGATGTGGCGATATAATGGGAATAGGACGGCGAAACAGACGTGTTGCTTTTTCTGTGAAACGAAGTACAGAACTGACGACAGTAACCACTGCTATTAACGGTAGAGCAACTGTGACGTTTGATCACGTAATGGTCAACGTCGGAAACGCTTTTGACATGGAAAGCAGTAATTTTGTTGCGCCTGTAAGCGGAGTCTACTCACTCTATTTTCAAGTATACAGATTATACAACAAAAGCCCATTGACGATTGATCTCTTG GTCAATGGGATTCCTATTATTCGAGGATTTGCTGATGGTGAAGGCGACAATCATAATTCTGCTCATAACAAAGGAATTGTACATCTAAGAGCCAGAGATCGAGTAGAACTGCAAGTTATAGGTGGAAATCTTGAAAGTGGATGGAAATATTCCACGTATTCGGGGTTCTTGATATTTGAAGATGAAGACTTGTAA